The following are encoded together in the Gordonia insulae genome:
- a CDS encoding class I adenylate-forming enzyme family protein, with translation MTTAGPSPSVLTIGSAARNAAARHPGGHVVVVSDERPYRSTIGMLGCDAVSRAAWLQSIGIGRGDVVALQLPNWYEGLVIQAATFLVGATVLPIVPIYGPREVEFILRDSGATVVVLAARVKGRLVASALIDAGAVKSVGTVVVVGDDIPSGAIGWEDTAADWREGEDPAEPDDIALLVYTSGTTSDPKGVKHTHRSLIADTLSPVVADGAGPDSSHLSVFPSGHVAAANGLLRILIHATPTVLMDVWNPVQAAELIDEYAVTSTAGAPIHLSGLLDAQERGEVVLATLRGYLVGGASVPAALVERADAAGIAAFRAYGLSEHPTIAGGSPDDPIGKRTQTDGRIQPGNEVRIVDDLGRDVAPGIDGEILSRGTELFAGYLRSELTAEAFTDDGWFRTGDVGNVDRDGYLTVTDRKKDIIVRGGENISSREVEDVVSTHPKVGEVAAVGAPDPVYGERVAVFVVLREGAERLTIDEVGDHFRLAGVARQKTPEVIRTVSTLPRTAVGKVQKAPLRQQLRAGTNQSIHLTD, from the coding sequence ATGACGACCGCAGGTCCATCGCCATCGGTCCTCACGATCGGCTCTGCGGCGCGGAACGCTGCTGCTCGGCATCCTGGCGGACACGTGGTGGTGGTCAGCGACGAACGACCGTATCGCAGCACCATCGGGATGCTGGGATGCGACGCGGTGTCCCGGGCGGCCTGGCTGCAGTCCATCGGGATCGGGCGCGGCGACGTCGTGGCCCTGCAGCTGCCGAACTGGTACGAAGGACTCGTCATCCAGGCCGCGACGTTCCTGGTGGGCGCAACTGTCCTGCCGATCGTGCCCATCTACGGACCCCGTGAGGTCGAGTTCATCCTGCGTGACTCGGGAGCGACGGTGGTGGTCCTGGCGGCGCGGGTCAAAGGCCGTCTGGTGGCATCCGCGCTCATCGACGCCGGTGCGGTGAAGTCGGTCGGCACAGTAGTGGTCGTCGGCGACGACATCCCATCCGGTGCGATCGGCTGGGAGGACACCGCCGCCGACTGGCGGGAGGGCGAGGACCCCGCTGAGCCCGACGACATCGCCCTGCTCGTCTACACCTCGGGAACCACCTCGGATCCCAAGGGGGTCAAGCACACCCATCGCTCACTCATCGCCGACACACTGTCGCCGGTGGTGGCCGACGGGGCCGGTCCGGACTCCTCGCACCTCAGTGTGTTCCCCTCCGGACACGTTGCGGCCGCCAATGGGCTGCTCCGGATACTGATCCATGCGACACCCACCGTACTGATGGACGTCTGGAACCCCGTTCAAGCGGCGGAGCTGATCGACGAGTACGCGGTGACGTCGACGGCCGGGGCCCCGATCCATCTGTCCGGGCTCCTGGACGCGCAAGAGCGCGGCGAGGTCGTGCTTGCGACCCTGCGTGGCTACCTCGTGGGCGGCGCGTCGGTGCCGGCAGCACTCGTCGAGCGCGCCGACGCAGCCGGCATCGCGGCTTTCCGTGCCTACGGTTTGAGCGAGCATCCGACCATCGCGGGCGGGTCGCCCGACGATCCGATCGGCAAACGCACCCAGACCGACGGCCGTATCCAGCCGGGCAACGAGGTCAGGATCGTCGACGACCTCGGTCGCGACGTCGCACCGGGAATCGACGGCGAGATCCTGAGCCGGGGGACCGAGCTCTTCGCCGGCTACCTGAGATCGGAACTGACGGCCGAGGCTTTCACCGATGACGGCTGGTTTCGCACCGGGGACGTCGGCAACGTCGACCGCGACGGTTATCTGACGGTGACGGACCGGAAGAAGGACATCATCGTCCGCGGCGGCGAGAACATCTCATCGCGTGAGGTCGAGGACGTGGTGTCCACGCATCCCAAGGTCGGCGAGGTCGCCGCGGTGGGAGCGCCGGACCCGGTGTACGGGGAGCGGGTCGCGGTCTTCGTAGTGCTACGCGAAGGCGCGGAGCGCCTGACCATCGACGAAGTGGGCGACCACTTCCGGCTTGCGGGAGTGGCGCGCCAGAAGACACCCGAGGTGATCCGCACGGTGTCCACGCTGCCGCGGACGGCGGTCGGCAAGGTGCAGAAGGCGCCACTCCGGCAGCAGCTCCGCGCTGGGACGAATCAGTCTATTCATCTAACGGATTAA
- a CDS encoding class I adenylate-forming enzyme family protein, whose amino-acid sequence MDSRSRFAELLDNAPADAEAIEFEESWTTWGTLQGIDRSLDSVLGEYGHGEGTRVGLILENRPECVAVLLSLIARRRCIVTFSSLQPPERLSADIARADVPVVVGTATALAGDGVRESAGDALVLALGTDAVQVFDDREVRAARQSDISPGVIVEMLTSGTTGPPKRVLLREKQFDTAISTSVPAPPTDSLFRRGVSIVSTPLVHIGGFWGALGPLFAGRRIVLMTKFALEPWLRVITRHRPKATGLVPAALRSILNAGVTADQLDGIEVVTTGTTFCPPELIDDFLETYGIRVLPTYGATEFAGAVAYWTKALHEKWWESKAGSAGRPLPGVTLRVTDENGAEIPAGEQGRLEIRTAQSPVGADSWLRTSDLAVVDADGFLWIRGRADDAIVRGGFKVHPDTVRKVLEQHPSVHEAAVAPRPDDRLGQVPVAGVELEPAEAGTDRAALAKELDGLCRQHLLPYEVPVHIAVVDALPRTPSSKVSRMDLLDVIAADMATSISA is encoded by the coding sequence ATGGACAGCCGATCGCGATTCGCGGAGCTCCTCGACAACGCCCCGGCCGACGCGGAGGCGATCGAGTTCGAGGAGTCATGGACCACCTGGGGAACTCTGCAGGGTATCGACCGCTCACTGGACTCTGTGCTGGGCGAGTACGGCCACGGTGAGGGCACCCGGGTCGGGTTGATCCTGGAGAACCGGCCCGAGTGCGTGGCGGTCCTGTTGTCGCTCATCGCACGACGACGATGCATCGTGACGTTCAGTTCCCTGCAGCCGCCGGAACGGCTGAGTGCCGACATCGCCAGGGCTGACGTGCCGGTCGTGGTCGGAACGGCAACCGCACTCGCGGGTGACGGGGTGCGGGAGTCCGCCGGCGATGCGCTGGTACTGGCGTTGGGCACCGATGCGGTGCAGGTGTTCGACGACCGCGAGGTTCGCGCGGCGCGGCAATCCGACATCTCGCCCGGCGTGATCGTCGAGATGCTGACCTCTGGAACCACGGGCCCGCCCAAGCGGGTGTTGCTGCGTGAGAAGCAGTTCGACACCGCCATCTCCACAAGTGTGCCGGCGCCGCCGACGGATTCGTTGTTCCGTCGCGGAGTCAGCATCGTCTCGACCCCACTGGTGCACATCGGTGGCTTCTGGGGAGCGCTGGGTCCGCTGTTTGCCGGCAGGCGCATCGTTCTCATGACCAAATTCGCGCTGGAGCCCTGGCTGCGGGTCATCACGCGGCATCGGCCAAAGGCGACCGGTCTGGTTCCGGCGGCGCTGCGTTCCATTCTCAATGCAGGCGTGACGGCCGACCAGCTCGACGGAATCGAGGTGGTCACCACCGGTACGACCTTCTGTCCGCCTGAACTGATCGACGACTTCCTGGAGACCTACGGGATTCGAGTGCTCCCGACCTACGGCGCCACGGAATTCGCCGGTGCGGTCGCGTACTGGACAAAAGCACTCCACGAGAAGTGGTGGGAGTCGAAGGCGGGCAGCGCGGGCCGCCCCCTGCCCGGGGTGACGCTGCGGGTCACCGATGAGAACGGGGCCGAGATCCCGGCTGGTGAGCAGGGACGGCTCGAGATCCGAACCGCTCAGTCGCCGGTCGGGGCCGACAGTTGGCTGCGGACCAGTGACCTCGCGGTGGTGGATGCCGACGGATTCCTGTGGATACGCGGCCGGGCCGACGACGCGATCGTGCGCGGTGGTTTCAAGGTCCATCCCGACACGGTCCGTAAGGTGCTCGAGCAGCACCCTTCAGTGCATGAGGCGGCGGTGGCGCCCAGGCCCGATGACCGCCTCGGCCAGGTGCCGGTGGCGGGCGTCGAGCTCGAGCCCGCCGAGGCCGGCACCGATCGGGCAGCCCTGGCCAAAGAGCTCGACGGGCTGTGCCGCCAGCATCTGCTGCCCTACGAGGTGCCGGTGCACATCGCCGTTGTCGATGCCTTGCCCCGAACTCCTTCGTCCAAGGTCAGCCGGATGGATCTGCTCGACGTCATCGCAGCCGACATGGCTACGTCGATCTCGGCATGA
- a CDS encoding crotonase/enoyl-CoA hydratase family protein: protein MSDEVVVERRDGVQVITINRPEAKNALNGAVAEGIAAAIDELEESDELRVGVLTGAGGTFCSGMDLKAFLRGESPVVEGRGLGGITQAPPRKPLIGAVEGWAVAGGFELLLACDMVVAAENAKLGVPEVKRALVAGAGAAMLLPQRIPQAVALELLLTGDPISAERAAALGLVNRLTPPGGALDGAVELASAIAANGPLAVAVTKQIARSSSDWTIDEGWAKQMELIGPVMTSEDAREGATAFAEKRAPVWKGR from the coding sequence ATGTCAGACGAGGTTGTTGTCGAACGCCGCGACGGCGTACAGGTGATCACCATCAACCGGCCCGAGGCCAAGAACGCACTCAACGGTGCGGTCGCCGAGGGAATCGCCGCCGCGATCGACGAACTGGAGGAGAGTGACGAACTCCGCGTCGGTGTCCTCACCGGTGCGGGCGGCACCTTCTGTTCGGGGATGGATCTCAAGGCATTCCTGAGGGGGGAGAGCCCGGTCGTGGAAGGTCGCGGGCTCGGCGGGATCACTCAGGCGCCGCCGCGTAAACCTTTGATCGGAGCTGTCGAGGGCTGGGCCGTGGCCGGTGGCTTCGAACTGCTGCTCGCCTGCGACATGGTCGTCGCTGCCGAGAACGCGAAACTCGGCGTGCCCGAGGTGAAACGAGCTCTGGTCGCCGGCGCAGGCGCCGCCATGTTGCTCCCGCAGCGCATTCCACAGGCCGTCGCCCTCGAGTTGCTGCTCACGGGCGATCCGATCAGTGCCGAGCGCGCTGCCGCCCTCGGCCTGGTGAACCGACTCACGCCTCCCGGCGGCGCGCTCGACGGTGCTGTCGAGCTGGCGTCGGCCATCGCCGCGAATGGCCCGCTTGCAGTTGCGGTGACCAAGCAGATCGCCCGATCGTCTTCGGACTGGACCATCGATGAGGGATGGGCCAAACAGATGGAGCTCATCGGGCCGGTGATGACCTCCGAGGATGCCCGCGAGGGCGCCACCGCGTTCGCCGAGAAGCGTGCGCCAGTGTGGAAGGGCCGCTGA
- a CDS encoding acyl-CoA dehydrogenase family protein — protein MAAPRSVFTPEHEEFRGVVRDFLARDVAPYHEQWEQAGQVDKTVYKAAAQAGVLGFSVPEEYGGLGVDDFRYNAIVAEELGASHLSGPALTLHNDIIAPYLLRLTTEAQRQRWLTGLASGELTFAIGMSEPTAGSDLAGIKTSARRDGDEWVINGQKTFISNGILSDVVIVVCRTDPDAGHKGFSLILVEKGTPGFELGRKLAKIGHHAQDTSELFFSDCRVPASNLLGTEGRGFYHLMENLPSERLSIGISAVAGARSIFTQTVQYAHDREAFGQSIGSFQANRFTIAEMATELDIAQIYIDNYIHQVLDGTLTAVDAAKAKWWCTELNKKVVDQCLQLHGGYGYMLEYPVAKAYQDVRISTILGGTTEIMKDIIGRDLGF, from the coding sequence ATGGCTGCACCCCGTTCGGTGTTCACACCCGAACATGAAGAGTTCCGCGGAGTGGTCCGCGACTTCCTGGCCCGCGATGTCGCGCCCTACCACGAACAATGGGAGCAGGCCGGTCAAGTCGACAAGACCGTTTACAAGGCCGCGGCACAGGCCGGCGTTCTGGGCTTCTCGGTTCCCGAGGAGTACGGGGGACTCGGCGTCGACGACTTTCGCTACAACGCGATCGTTGCCGAAGAGCTCGGTGCCTCTCACCTGAGCGGACCCGCCCTCACGTTGCACAACGACATCATCGCGCCCTACCTGCTGCGCCTGACCACCGAAGCGCAACGTCAGCGCTGGCTCACCGGATTGGCAAGCGGCGAACTGACATTCGCCATCGGGATGAGTGAGCCGACTGCCGGCTCCGATCTCGCCGGCATCAAGACGTCGGCGCGCCGCGACGGTGACGAGTGGGTGATCAACGGCCAGAAGACGTTCATCTCCAACGGAATTCTCTCCGACGTCGTGATCGTGGTGTGCCGCACCGACCCGGATGCGGGCCACAAGGGATTCAGCCTGATTCTCGTCGAGAAGGGCACTCCCGGCTTCGAACTCGGGCGCAAGCTCGCCAAGATCGGACACCATGCCCAGGACACGTCGGAACTCTTCTTCTCCGACTGCCGGGTTCCGGCGAGCAACCTGCTCGGCACCGAGGGCCGCGGCTTCTATCACCTCATGGAGAACCTGCCGTCCGAACGCCTGTCCATCGGCATCAGTGCCGTGGCCGGCGCGCGCAGCATCTTCACCCAGACAGTGCAGTACGCGCACGACCGCGAGGCGTTCGGCCAGTCGATCGGCTCATTCCAGGCCAACCGCTTCACCATCGCCGAGATGGCGACCGAGCTCGACATCGCGCAGATCTACATCGACAACTACATCCACCAGGTCCTCGACGGCACCCTCACCGCGGTCGATGCGGCCAAGGCCAAGTGGTGGTGCACGGAGTTGAACAAAAAGGTGGTCGACCAGTGCCTCCAGCTCCACGGCGGCTACGGATACATGCTCGAGTACCCGGTCGCCAAGGCGTACCAGGACGTGCGGATCAGCACCATCCTGGGCGGCACCACCGAGATCATGAAAGACATCATCGGGCGTGACCTGGGCTTCTGA
- a CDS encoding SDR family NAD(P)-dependent oxidoreductase codes for MEIKGKLAVVVGGASGMGRASAELLAERGAQVAIIDRPGGAGEEVATAIGGAFIEGDITDHEGIEAQLAQAVTSLGGLHIAVNTAGGGIVGKTLGKDGPHALDAFTSVINLNLISTFNLNRLQAAHMAQSDPNEDGERGVIINTSSIAAFEGQIGQVAYSAAKAGIAGMALTMARDLGSYGIRVLAIAPSLFNTGAVAGLPEDMVGPLVAGNAFPKRMGQPEEYAKLAAAIAENAMLNGQCLRLDAGMRFAPR; via the coding sequence ATGGAGATCAAAGGCAAACTCGCCGTCGTCGTCGGAGGCGCCTCGGGCATGGGCCGGGCCAGCGCCGAACTGCTCGCCGAACGTGGGGCCCAGGTGGCGATCATCGACCGCCCGGGCGGCGCCGGTGAGGAAGTCGCCACCGCGATCGGCGGAGCATTCATCGAAGGCGACATCACCGATCACGAGGGCATCGAGGCGCAGCTCGCGCAAGCCGTCACATCGTTGGGCGGCTTACACATTGCGGTCAACACCGCCGGCGGCGGCATCGTCGGTAAGACACTCGGCAAGGACGGGCCACATGCGCTCGACGCCTTCACCAGCGTCATCAATCTGAACCTCATCTCCACGTTCAACCTCAATCGACTGCAGGCCGCGCACATGGCCCAGTCCGATCCGAACGAAGACGGCGAGCGTGGCGTCATCATCAACACATCGTCCATCGCCGCGTTCGAAGGACAGATCGGGCAGGTCGCCTACAGTGCGGCCAAGGCCGGCATCGCGGGTATGGCGCTGACGATGGCTCGCGACCTCGGGTCGTACGGCATCCGGGTTCTGGCGATCGCGCCGAGCCTGTTCAACACCGGTGCGGTCGCCGGACTGCCTGAGGACATGGTCGGTCCACTCGTCGCCGGCAACGCCTTCCCCAAGCGGATGGGACAGCCAGAGGAGTACGCCAAGCTCGCCGCCGCGATCGCCGAGAACGCCATGCTCAACGGCCAGTGCCTGCGACTCGACGCCGGCATGCGCTTCGCCCCGCGCTGA
- a CDS encoding CaiB/BaiF CoA transferase family protein, protein MNVTPDPAVAPLAGLRVVDLSSTLPGAQFSQFFADAGADVIMVEPPGGSPVRDYPGWPGLLRSRRSITLDVHDDSDRDVLRGLLAEADVMVSTMRPSTAERLGMTAERLSADYPRLVVASITGWGSNSPWSHYKGYEGLVMAKAGVLHNKRQLTSRPGPAYVSVPYASWGAAQCAVHGVLAALHERERSGHGQVVESNLVLGIGAMDPYNWFYEMVLERYPGAYTPQDVAYDDQGRPAAPLLFALLIAPSSDGTWLQFAQTAPRLMQAWLTELGLIEWLADPKWKGFPVLEDPDLRQEFWWEMISRVGQRSLAEWQEAFERNPDVSAEVFRTPTGAFEHPQVVHEGRAITVEHPVLGPVKQPSTQIQVNGRPLTEPTAAPMPGDHSAELRALAAAATPLGSSTDASSGLPLDGITILEFGVMFAGPYGATLLTDLGARVIKIEEAGGDNIRVLVPFPEAGGAKVLQGKESVVVDLRSEEGQAIVHELVKGVDVVLQCFRAGAAKRTRVDEETLKSIKPDLVYISAVGYGVDGPYGARPAYAPSVGAAMGLASVDGRGRNDTPHSDEEIRNGARTLHAANAVPVAQADGVAALGVASTIMLGLYARDRGTSMDGITTTMLGSALGALMHLNNEYDGATSLPVVDEGFWGIHALYRIYPAEDGFVFLAAPKESEWAPLVTALEPYVDLGGDARFATFEARREHDAELTEVLAGIFGKRAKLEWENELQSQDVGCVEVTERNSEGLLQSDEYYEAGYSVDAVSPIFDEHRRIAPVLHFSRSATKADAGCTIGQHTDSVLGEFGYSAEQLGDFRKRGVIA, encoded by the coding sequence ATGAATGTGACCCCCGATCCTGCTGTCGCACCGCTTGCCGGACTTCGCGTCGTCGACCTGTCGAGCACGCTGCCCGGCGCTCAGTTCAGTCAGTTCTTCGCCGATGCCGGAGCCGACGTGATCATGGTGGAACCTCCAGGTGGCAGCCCCGTGCGTGACTATCCGGGTTGGCCGGGGCTGCTGCGCAGCCGCCGCAGCATCACCCTCGACGTCCACGACGACTCCGACCGTGACGTGCTTCGTGGCTTGCTGGCGGAAGCCGACGTCATGGTGAGCACCATGCGGCCCTCGACCGCCGAGCGTCTCGGAATGACCGCAGAGCGGCTCTCCGCCGACTATCCGCGCCTCGTGGTCGCCAGCATCACCGGCTGGGGCTCCAACAGTCCGTGGAGTCACTACAAGGGCTACGAGGGTCTGGTCATGGCGAAAGCGGGCGTGTTGCACAACAAACGTCAACTCACCTCGCGGCCGGGTCCCGCGTATGTGTCCGTGCCGTATGCGTCGTGGGGTGCGGCACAGTGTGCTGTGCACGGAGTGCTCGCCGCGCTGCATGAACGCGAACGCAGCGGCCACGGGCAGGTGGTCGAGTCCAATCTCGTACTCGGGATCGGCGCGATGGACCCGTACAACTGGTTCTACGAGATGGTCTTGGAACGCTACCCAGGGGCATACACGCCTCAGGATGTGGCCTACGACGATCAGGGCAGGCCCGCTGCTCCGCTGCTGTTCGCCCTGCTCATCGCACCGAGCAGCGACGGCACGTGGCTCCAATTCGCCCAGACCGCACCACGATTGATGCAGGCGTGGCTCACCGAACTCGGTCTCATCGAATGGCTGGCCGATCCGAAATGGAAGGGCTTCCCGGTCCTCGAGGATCCGGACCTGCGCCAGGAGTTCTGGTGGGAGATGATCTCGCGTGTGGGGCAGCGGAGCCTTGCCGAGTGGCAGGAGGCCTTCGAGCGCAACCCCGATGTCAGTGCCGAGGTCTTCCGCACGCCGACAGGCGCGTTCGAGCATCCGCAGGTGGTGCACGAAGGTCGGGCGATCACCGTCGAGCATCCGGTACTGGGGCCGGTCAAGCAGCCGTCCACCCAGATACAGGTGAACGGGCGCCCGCTCACCGAGCCGACCGCGGCGCCAATGCCCGGCGACCACAGCGCCGAGCTCCGTGCGCTCGCTGCCGCGGCGACCCCGCTCGGTAGCTCTACGGACGCTTCATCCGGGCTTCCTCTGGACGGAATCACCATCCTCGAGTTCGGCGTGATGTTCGCCGGGCCGTACGGTGCGACCCTGCTGACCGACCTCGGTGCGCGGGTGATCAAGATCGAGGAGGCCGGTGGCGACAACATCCGTGTGCTGGTGCCGTTCCCCGAGGCAGGTGGCGCGAAGGTGTTGCAGGGCAAGGAGAGCGTCGTGGTGGACCTCCGCTCGGAGGAGGGGCAGGCGATTGTCCACGAGCTCGTCAAGGGCGTCGACGTCGTGCTCCAGTGTTTCCGTGCCGGCGCCGCCAAGCGGACCCGTGTCGATGAAGAGACGCTGAAGTCCATCAAACCCGACCTCGTCTACATCAGCGCAGTGGGTTATGGCGTCGACGGCCCGTACGGCGCACGACCGGCATACGCACCCTCGGTCGGTGCGGCAATGGGATTGGCGTCGGTCGACGGCCGGGGGCGCAACGACACGCCGCATTCCGACGAGGAGATCCGCAACGGAGCGCGCACCTTGCACGCGGCCAACGCTGTTCCGGTAGCTCAGGCCGATGGCGTCGCAGCGCTCGGGGTGGCGTCAACGATCATGCTCGGCCTCTACGCCCGCGATCGCGGCACGTCGATGGACGGCATCACGACGACCATGCTGGGTTCGGCTCTGGGCGCGCTGATGCACCTCAACAACGAGTACGACGGCGCCACCAGTCTGCCGGTCGTGGACGAGGGCTTCTGGGGGATTCATGCGCTCTACCGCATCTATCCCGCCGAGGATGGCTTCGTGTTCCTGGCAGCTCCGAAGGAGTCGGAGTGGGCCCCGCTCGTCACGGCGCTCGAACCCTACGTCGATCTCGGCGGCGATGCCCGCTTCGCCACTTTCGAGGCGCGCCGCGAGCATGATGCCGAACTGACAGAGGTACTTGCCGGGATCTTCGGGAAACGGGCAAAGCTCGAGTGGGAGAACGAGTTGCAGTCCCAGGACGTGGGCTGCGTCGAGGTCACCGAGCGCAACTCCGAGGGCCTGCTGCAGAGTGACGAGTACTATGAGGCGGGCTACAGCGTCGACGCCGTGAGCCCGATCTTCGACGAACACCGTCGGATCGCGCCGGTGCTGCATTTCTCGCGGTCGGCCACCAAGGCCGATGCCGGCTGCACCATCGGACAGCACACCGATTCCGTGCTCGGCGAATTCGGTTACTCCGCAGAGCAACTCGGCGATTTTCGAAAACGAGGTGTCATCGCCTGA
- a CDS encoding acyl-CoA thioesterase, translating into MAVETTHDALSRPIPERIALVEVGPLRFRGGVSPGPPTRTYGGEVAAQSVLAAYRTVSADRDIHAAHMHFLLPGDTTVPVEFEVEESRDGRSFSSRHVRASQAGRVIFTMTASFQRPEKGLEHQVPRLDAPRPETLPTPEEMFADDTENLEWVRWLTDSIDVDARFPMLPARSSAARGHRVDPRQSVWLRSRRRVGTTSADRNAALAYISDLLLLSAALGPHQLTLQGGELQFATVSHSIWFHAPLSVEDWFLYEQDSRWAGSSRALCRGEMFDGTGRLCATTMQEGLIRVRS; encoded by the coding sequence GTGGCAGTCGAGACTACGCACGACGCATTGAGCCGACCGATCCCGGAGCGGATCGCGCTCGTGGAGGTCGGACCTCTGCGATTCCGGGGTGGCGTCAGCCCGGGTCCGCCGACGCGCACCTACGGCGGTGAGGTCGCCGCCCAATCCGTGCTCGCCGCCTACCGAACGGTTTCGGCCGATCGCGACATCCATGCGGCACATATGCATTTCCTGCTCCCCGGCGACACCACCGTCCCGGTGGAGTTCGAGGTCGAGGAGAGCCGAGATGGCCGGTCGTTCAGCTCCCGACACGTCCGGGCGTCCCAGGCCGGTCGGGTCATCTTCACCATGACCGCGTCATTCCAGCGGCCGGAGAAAGGGTTGGAACACCAGGTACCACGGCTGGACGCACCTCGGCCCGAGACCCTTCCCACCCCCGAGGAGATGTTCGCCGACGATACCGAGAACCTGGAGTGGGTCCGCTGGCTGACCGACAGCATCGATGTGGACGCCCGGTTCCCGATGTTGCCGGCACGATCCTCGGCCGCGCGTGGCCATCGCGTGGACCCCCGACAGAGCGTCTGGCTGCGATCGCGGCGCCGTGTGGGCACGACGTCGGCCGACCGCAATGCCGCACTCGCCTACATCTCCGACCTCCTGCTGCTCTCCGCAGCACTCGGGCCGCACCAGCTGACGCTGCAGGGCGGCGAACTCCAGTTCGCGACCGTCAGTCACTCGATCTGGTTTCACGCGCCGCTGTCGGTTGAGGACTGGTTCCTGTACGAACAGGACTCGCGATGGGCGGGTTCGAGCCGCGCGCTGTGTCGCGGGGAGATGTTCGACGGGACCGGCCGACTGTGTGCGACGACGATGCAGGAGGGACTCATCCGGGTCCGGTCCTGA
- a CDS encoding FadR/GntR family transcriptional regulator, whose translation MSVTATGSSAEAPRVGTVMRAPKTAELIAGHLRRQIVRGELTPGETLPPEMQLMEQFGVSRPTLREAFRILEAESLIGVRRGARGGAQVLAPDPMVAARHVALLLQLQGTTIQDVYEARMVSEPVCAGMLARIRTDEDLADLQEVVAKLSSLIKSAPEQTPDMSQWSATTYRFHELLLQRCGNKTLAVQGAVLADIVETHLARTISQGMSREQQAQPPSIDKTLRSYRKMVRLIEARDGDGAEKHWRSHMQIAAKYLFMFDPQNMPLVDLFS comes from the coding sequence ATGTCTGTCACAGCTACAGGATCGTCCGCCGAGGCCCCGCGGGTCGGCACGGTGATGCGCGCCCCCAAGACCGCCGAACTCATCGCCGGACATCTGCGTCGCCAGATCGTGAGAGGTGAGCTGACCCCCGGCGAGACTCTACCCCCGGAGATGCAGCTCATGGAGCAGTTCGGGGTGTCGCGGCCAACGCTGCGAGAAGCATTCCGGATTCTGGAAGCGGAGAGCCTCATCGGAGTACGCCGCGGTGCCCGCGGCGGAGCACAGGTTCTCGCGCCCGACCCGATGGTCGCCGCGCGACACGTCGCGTTGCTCCTACAACTTCAGGGCACCACGATCCAGGACGTCTATGAGGCGCGCATGGTGTCCGAGCCGGTCTGTGCCGGCATGCTGGCCAGGATCCGAACCGACGAGGATCTCGCTGACCTGCAAGAAGTGGTCGCCAAGCTCTCCTCATTGATCAAGTCCGCTCCGGAGCAGACACCGGACATGTCTCAGTGGAGCGCGACCACATACCGATTTCACGAATTACTCCTGCAGCGATGCGGCAACAAGACCCTCGCGGTGCAGGGCGCCGTGCTCGCCGACATCGTGGAAACCCACCTGGCCCGCACCATCTCTCAGGGGATGAGCCGGGAGCAACAGGCGCAACCGCCGAGCATCGACAAGACTCTGCGCTCCTACCGGAAAATGGTTCGCCTGATCGAAGCACGGGACGGCGACGGCGCCGAAAAGCATTGGCGGTCCCACATGCAGATCGCCGCCAAATACCTGTTCATGTTCGATCCGCAGAACATGCCGCTCGTCGATCTCTTCAGTTGA